CGAAAGCGGTTGCGGCAGTGGATGATGCGAATCACCGCCTACTCTGATCGCTTGCTCGACGACCTCGACGTGCTGGACTGGCCGGAGAAGGTCAAGACGATGCAGCGCAACTGGATCGGCCGCTCCACGGGAGCCGCCGTGTTGTTCTCGTCGCGGGCCGGGGATATCGAGGTTTTCACCACCCGGCCGGATACCCTCTTCGGCGCAACGTATCTCGTGCTAGCGCCCGAACACGAATTGGTCGACAAACTGGTCGTGGCGCAGTGGCCCGACGGCGTCGAGCCGCACTGGACCTACGGCGCGGACACCCCCGTGCAGGCCGTCGCCGCTTATCGGAAGGCGATCGCCGCGAAGTCCGATCTCGAGCGGCAGGAGAACAAGACCAAGACCGGCGTCTTCCTGGGCGCGTACGCCACCAACCCGGCGAATGGCAAGCAGGTTCCGATTTTCATCGCGGACTACGTGCTGGCCGGGTACGGCACCGGAGCGATCATGGCGGTCCCCGGACACGACCAGCGCGACTGGGAATTCGCCGGCGAATTCGGCCTGCCGATCGTCGAAGTGATTGCGGGCGGCGACGTTTCCGAGGCCGCGTACACTGGGGACGGTGTGCTGGTGAACTCGGACTACCTCAACGGGTTCGACGTCACGGCGGCCAAGGAAGCGATCATCGCCCGGCTGGAATCAGAGGGCCATGGCCGCGGCCGCGTCGAATACAAGCTGCGGGACTGGCTTTTCGCGCGCCAGCGCTATTGGGGAGAGCCCTTCCCGATTGTCTACGACAGCGACGGACGCGCGCACGCACTCGACGACGCCGACCTCCCGGTCGAACTGCCGGACGTCCCGGATTATTCGCCGGTGCTGTTCGATCCTGACGACGCTGACAGCGAGCCCTCGCCGCCGTTGGGCAAGGCCACGGACTGGGTCCACGTCGAGCTTGATCTCGGTGACGGGCTCAAGCCCTACGCCCGCGATACCAACGTGATGCCGCAGTGGGCCGGTAGCTCCTGGTACGAGCTGCGCTACACCGATCCGCACAACCCGGATCGGTTCTGCGACAGGGCAAACGAGGCCTACTGGATGGGGCCGCGGCCTGCCGAGCACGGCCCGGACGATCCTGGCGGCGTCGACCTCTACGTCGGCGGCGCGGAGCACGCGGTGCTGCATCTCCTGTATTCGCGGTTCTGGCACAAGGTGCTCTACGACCTCGGCCATGTCAGCTCCCGCGAGCCCTACCGGCGACTGGTCAACCAGGGCTACATCCAGGCTTTCGCCTACACCGACTCGCGCGGTGCGTACGTGCCGGCCGCGGATGTCGTCGAGCGCGGTGGGAAATTCTTCTACCCGGGGCCCGACGGCGAGATCGAGGTCTTCCAGGAATTCGGCAAGATCGGCAAGAGCCTGAAAAACTCGATCTCACCCGACGAGATGTGTGACGACTACGGCGCCGACACCTTGCGGGTGTACGAGATGTCGATGGGCCCGATCGAGGCGTCACGTCCCTGGGCCACCAAGGATGTCGTCGGCGCACAGCGGTTCCTGCAGCGCGTGTGGCGGCTGGTGGTCGACGAGAACACCGGCGAGGCCCGGCCCGCCGATGACGCGCTCGACACCGACACACTGCGCCTGCTGCATCGAACCATCGCCGGCGTCTCGGAAGACTATGCGGCACTGCGTAACAACACGGCGGTGGCCAAGCTGATCGAGTACACCAACCACCTGACCAAGCAACACCGTGACGCGGCGCCGCGGGCCGCGGTCGAACCGCTGGTGCTAATGCTGGCACCGGTGGCGCCGCACCTGGCCGAAGAGCTGTGGCAGCGGCTCGGCCATCCGAAATCGCTTGCCCACGGCCCGTTTCCGGTGGCTGATCCCGACTACCTGGTCGACGACACCGTCGAGTATCCGGTCCAGGTCAACGGCAAGGTCCGCGGCCGAATTACGGTGTCGGCCAACGCCGATGCCGAAGCGGTGGAGACCGCGGCGCTGGCCGACGAGAAGGTGCAGGCGTTTCTGGCCGGAGCCACCCCGAAGAAGGTGATCGTGGTCCCCGGGAAAATGGTCAACCTCGTCGTCTAGTCCGCCTCGTCCTCGCCTGCTCGCGAGACAGAAGCTGTGGTCGTGATCGGGTCGAAAAGCACAGCCCTGACTTCTGTTCGCGGTTGAGGCCTGCGAAATTCGCGAGTTGGGCGTCGGGATCGTGGCCGTACGCTGCATGAGTGAGACGTCGAAGCAGGGTGGTAATCGCCGCGGTGGGCGCACTTGTGCTGACAGCCAACGCATGTCATGCGAATCGCCCGTCGACGCAATCTGAGGGGCACGGGTCGCTGATCGCCTACGGCACTTCGCGGTCCACACCGTGGTTTCGGCCTGGCGAAGAGACGTTCACTCTGGCGTGGCACGCGACAACCATCGCCAGGTGGACCAGACAAATCGGTGCGCGGAGATTCACCAGCGCCAGCGCACCGGCCTTCACCCCAGACGGCCGGTACGCATTCGCGCGCTTCAGCGACGAGCAGGCCGGCCGGTATCCCTACGACGGCGGCGACATCCACGCCGAGTTGGTGTGGGTGGATACAGCGACCCGGCAGATCCGCGAAGTGGCCATTGCGGCTCGGTCACGATCGGGCAAGCAAGAACCGGGGCGGCCGACTACGCCGTTTGCGCTGGATGGCAGCGTCGTGGTGTGGCAAGACCCGACCGCGACGGATCCGGCCGACGGACACATCACCCTGATGCAGCTGGACCTCAGTCGACCCGATCCGATGCCCAGCGTCTTGCGCACACTGGAGCTGCCGACGCGGCCGTCGGACCGCGAATTGTCTCCGGTCAACGAGCAGTACTTCACCGGAAACGTGATCGGCGCCGGCCACGGGCGCATCGTGCTGTACCACGCCGGCCATCTGTTCCTCGCCGACGCCAAAGGGGCCGTCCGCGATCTCGATCAGCCACCCGGTCACTCCGTGGCGAACGCGATATTCAGCCCGGACGGAACGCGTTTCGCCGTGGAATCGGGTAAGGCGTCAGGATCCGCACAGTGCACCGAGCGCCAAGCCACCGTGTTCGACGCTGCCACCGGCCGACCCGTTGCCGACCTTCCACAGACGTTCGACCTCACAGCACGGCCCTATTTCTACGGCAATACGAGCGACGCGCTGTGGTGGACGCCGCAGGGGTCGCTGCGGGCCACCGGTAGTGCCGACGTCTGTCCGGCGAGTCCTTCGGAGCCTACCGAGGATGGCGGGGTGTGGGAGCTGAGCGGCGCGGGGTGGACTCAGATCGACCCGCCTGGGACCTACCGGGATTACCCTCTCCAGGACGGCGATGCGGCCGTTGTCGCCCAGGTGGATCGACCGGCCGACGAGCAGCGGCCCAACGAACCCTCAACTGTCACAAAGCTTCTCATTCGCGAACGCGGCAGGCTGGTCCCGGTCGCGCAGGTCGATCCCGCGCTAGTCGCCGTCGGGCCGCCGTCGTCAGCCAGCTAGCCACCCGCTTGGCGTGAACTAGACGCCAGGGTCGTGATGCGCGTGAATCGCAGACCTAGCTTCTGTTTCGAGGGAGGCGGGTCAACGAGGCCGGAGGATCACCTCGTGCAGGTGGCCGTCGGGTGGGGTGTTGACCGCCTGGGCCACTGCCGCTGCGACCGTTTCGGCGCGCAAGAACTTGCCCGCGTCGTAATCGCCTCCTTCGAACGACACCAACTCCCGTTGCATGTCGGTGTCGGTGCGGCCAGGGTAGACGGTGGTGACCCGCAGCGTCGGCTCGCTCAGCCGCAGCGAGTCGGCGAACGCGCGCTGCGCAAACTTGCTGGCGGAGTACGACGCCATGTTCTGCGACGGGGTGCGGCCCGCGCCGGAGTTGATGAACACCACCTGACCATCGCCGCGGCGCAGCGCCGGCAGGACTGCAAGCGTAACCGCCACTGCGCCAAGCACATTGACCTCGAAGGTGGTACGCCAATCGTCGATTTCCGACTCCGCGACGGGACCCGGGATCGACACCCCGGCGTTGTGCACCAGTACGTCGAGCTCGTCGATGCCGCCGGTGGCCCCGGTGATCGAGTCGGTGTCGGTGAGGTCGAGCGCCAACGCGGTGGCCCCGAGGCGCTCCGCGGTCGCCTCGAGTGCGCGCGACGGGCGTCCGGCCAGGATCAAGGTGTGGGTGGGTGCCAGGGCGTCGGCGATGGCCGCGCCGATCCCGCGGCTGGCACCGGTGATGAGTGCTGTCGGCATGCCCGCCAGCTTAAGGGCTGAGCGGCAACGCTTTACGCGGTGGCGTCCCCGTTGGCGGCACCGGCCGGGGTGGTGACTGATTCGCTGGCGGCCAGCCGCTCCAGCGGAGCCAGCGCCTTCGTCAGCGCGTCGATCTCAGATTCGTTGAGTTGGCTGAGCAGGCTCACGAGCGCGGTGATTCGGTTGCTCAGCGACTCGCGATGCACGGCCAGGCCGCGCGGGGTGATATCAACAAGCACGGCACGCAGGTCAGACGGGTCGCGCGAACGCTTCACCAGCCCGATCTTCTCCAGCCGGCGGATCGCGACCGTCGTCGTGGGAGTGCGAACCCGCTCGTGCGCGGCCAGATCGGTCATCCGAATCGGGCCGCGGTCCAGCAGGGTCACCAGGATCGACAGCTGGGCCAGCGTCAGGTCGTTGGCGGCTTCCTTGCCGGCACTCGGATCGCCGCGGCGCAGGATCGAGAACAACTTGGAGAGCGTACGGTGAAGCCCCTCCGCCAGCTCAGTGAGCTCGGGCACGGTGGCTTCAGTTTCCGCCATAGTTCGACAGTCTAACCTGTCTGCTGGTCAGCGGCCCACAATTGGATTTTGCCGGTTTTGCTGCTACAACACCTGCGACAAGAAGCGCTGCAGGCGCTCGGTCCCGGCCGCCTCGAAGATCTGCTCCGGTGGCCCGGTCTCGACCACCTGGCCGTGGTCCATGAACACGACGGTGTCGGAGGTCGACCTGGCGAACGCCATCTCATGGGTCACGACCAGCATCGTCATGCCTTCCGAGCCCAGATCGGCGATCAGCGCCAAGATGCCTTTGATCAACTCCGGATCCAGCGCCGAAGTCACTTCGTCGAAGAGCATCACCTGCGGCCCCATCGCGAGCGCGCGGGCGATCGCAACTCTTTGCTGCTGACCACCCGACAGGGCGCCGGGCTGGCATCCCGCCTTGTTTTTCATGCCCACCCGGTCCAGTTGGGCCAGGGCCGCCTCGCGGGCCTGGTCACCGGAGAGGCGCTTGAGCTTGCGCGGCGCCAGCATCACGTTGTCCAGGACGCTGAGGTGCGGGAAGAGGTTGAAGTGCTGGAACACCATGCCGATCCGCTGCCGCACGGAGTCGGGATCGTCGTTCAGCACCGATCGGCCGTCGAGCAGAATGTCACCCTGGTCGGGTTCGTTCAGCCGGTTGAGCGCCCGCAACAGGGTGGACTTCCCGGATCCCGACGGCCCGATCACTGCCACGGTGTTGCCGGCCGGGGCGACGATGTCGACGCCGCGCAGCACTTTGTTGCGGCCGAAAGACAAGTGAATGCCTTTGCCCTCCAACGCCACTGAGCTGGTCATACCATCTCCTGACTGGCGGGCAGCGGCAGCGAATCGTCCGGTCTGCCGTGCCGGAGCCGCTCGTCGATCACGTTGACCAGGTGAGTCAACGGGATCGTCAGCAGCAGGTAGAACATGCCGGCCGCGACCAGCGGCGAGAGGCTGCCAGTCTGCGCGTTCAGGTCGCGGCCGACCTGGAACAGCTCCCGCTGGCCGGCGATCAGTCCCAGGAAGTACACCAGCGCCGACCCTTTCAGCAGCGCGATGAACTGGTTGACCAGGGCCGGCAGCACCCGCCGGATCGCCTGCGGGAGCACGATCAGCCGCATCGAGGCCCGGTAGCTCAATCCCAGTGCGCGGGCGGCATCGAGCTGGCCCGGCTCGACGCTCTGGATCCCGGAGCGGAAGATCTCGCCGATGTAGGCCGCCGCCGTCAGACCCAGCGCCGCGATGCCCAGCGGATAGGGGTTGTTGTGGGTCAGCCCGCCGACGATCGGACCGATGCCGAGTCCGATCAGCAGGATGATCACCACCTCGGGCAGACCGCGGAAGATGTCGGTGTAGATCCGCGCCGGCCACCGCAGCCAGCGCATGCCCGACACACCGGCCACCGCCAGCACCATCCCGACCGCCAGCCCGAGGATGCCGGAGCTGATCGTGAGGATCAGCGTGTTGGGTAGCCCCGTCGTCAGCATCGCCGGGATCGCTTGTCTGTAGAGATCCCAGTCGAAGAACGACTCCTTGAGCTGGGTCAGGGTCGACTTCGGCGCCGGCGGCTTGTCGATCGACCGGTGATTGCGCGCGGCGATCGCCGCGAAGTCCGGAAGATGCGGCGTCGCAGCCGCTTTCGATCCGGGCTTCCATCCGGAGGGCAGCGGTCGCGGTGTCCAATCGGTGTAGAGCTGCGCCCAGGTGCCGTCGGCGATCACCGCGTCCAGCCCGGCGTTGAGCGCGTCGATCAGCGGCTGGTTGTCCTTGCCCACCGCGTACGCGATGAAAGTGCCCTGCCCGAACGTATAGCCGACGACGGCGGCGGCGTCGCCGTGCTTCATCACTTTGGCCGCCTCCATGGCCGGCGCCACCCAGGCGTCGACCTGGTGGTTCTTCACGCACGAATAGAGCGTGGTGAAGTCGGGGAATTTGACCGGTTCGATGTGCAGGGTGTCGACGACGTAGGACTCTTCGACGGTGCCCTGGATGGCGCCGATGCGTTGCCCGGGGTGCAGGTCGTCGAAGCCGTGGATGGGCGAGCCGGCCGGCACGATCAGCGACAGGTAACCGAAGTCGTAGCCGTTGGTGAATCCGACCGTGCGGCGCCGTCCTTCGGTCGCGATGATCGACGACGAGCCGACGTCGAAGCGCCGACCGGCGACCTGCGCCAGCAACGCCGAGAACTCGGTGCCGTTGAAGACGATGCGCAGGCCCAGTTTGGCCGCGATCGCCCGCAACAGCTCGCTGTCGAAGCCGGTGAACCGGCCGCCGTTCAGGCAGCTGCTCGGCGGGCCGCCGGGCTGGGTGCCGACCGTCAACGTCCCAGGTGTGAGCAGGTGCAGCGCGTCGATGTTCACCGAGTTCAGCGGCACGACATCGGGGGTGGTGTGGGTGTCCGCCTCCTGGGGCTTGTCGGTGGCGAGATTTGCCGGTAACGGGCGCGCGCCTTCTTTCCCGACCGGCTTGCACATCTGGTTGTCCGCGACGGCCGGTGCGAGCGGGGCCAAGCTGTAGGTCAGCAGGATGATGCCCAGCAGCGCAACAAGTTTCGACGCGCGAACTCTCATGCTTTGTCGCGCCACCTGCACAACGCTTCGGCGTCGCTCAGGACGTAGTCGGGGCCATTAACGCCGACGGTCAGCAGCGTCACCCCGAGCGCGACCAGCCCTTCGGCGTCGTCCAGCAGGTGCTCGACGTCGACGCCCGCCGAACGCTCGATGGTGTCGGGGTCGCGTCCCACCGCGGCGCAGTGTTTGGCCAGCACTTCGGCGGCCTGCGGGTAGCTGTCAACCGTGGTGAACCCGTGCCAGATATCAGCGTGTTCGGCGACCAACCGCAGCGTCTTCTTCGGCCCCTTGCCGCCGATCAGGATCGGGATGTCGCGGGTGGGTGGCGGGTTGAGCTTGGCCAGCCGGTCGTTGATCCGCGGCAGGGCGCCGGCGAGGTCGTCGAGGCGGCCGCCAGCCGTCCCGAACTCATAGCCGTATTCGTCGTAATCTTTTTGCTTCCAACCCGATCCGATGCCGAGAATCAACCGGCCGTCCGAGATGTGGTCGACGGTGCGGGCCATGTCGGCCAGTAGTTCGGGATTGCGGTAGGAGTTGCATGTCACCAGCGCGCCGATCTCGATTCGGGAGGTCTGCTCGGCCCAGGCCGCCAGCATGGTCCAGCATTCGAAGTGTGCACCGTCGGGGTCGCCGTACAGCGGAAAGAAGTGGTCCCAGTTGAAGGCGATGTCGACGCCGATGTCCTCACATCGGCGCACCGCGTCGCGCAGGTTGCGGTAGTCAGGGGAGTGCTGGGGCTGAAGTTGGACACCAATACGGATCGGCCTGGAGGAAGTCATGGCTCCCACGGTAGGCGCGCGGCGTGGTTAGCGCGCAAGGACGCCGCGCAGGATGTCGATCAGCGCCAACGGCTGGTCGCTCTGCACGGAATGGCCGGAGTTGTCCACGATCTCAAGCCCCCGGAATTGCTGTGCCCGCCTGACCAATTCGTCGGCGTCCTCGTCGGTGACGAACGGCGAGTTACCGCCGCGCACCAGCCTGACCGGCGCCGATAGGCCGGCGAAGTCCTCCCACAGACCGTCGAAATCCGGTACTTTGCGGATGCTGTCATATCGCCAGGTCCAGCTGCCGTCGTCGAGGCGGCGCGAATTGTGAAAGACCCCGCGCCGCAGCGATTTCCGGTCGCGGTGCGGCGCCGCGGCCGTGGTGACCTCCAGGATCGCCTCGAAGCTCGGGAAGTTTCGTTCGCCGGCCACCAGCGCGACGGTGCCCTGTTGCTCGGTGGTCATCTCCGCGTAACGGCGCAACGCCGACGGGGTGACGTCCACCAGCACGAGCTCGCGAACCAGGTGCGGCGCGATGGCACCCAGCCCGATCGCGGTGAGGCCGCCCAGCGACATGCCCACCACCAGCTCGGCCTCGGGCGCGAGGTCTTCGATCACCGGCTTGACGGCCGCGGCGTTGTGCTGGGGCGAGTAGTCACCGTCTTCGCGCCACGCCGAATGACCGTGGCCAGGCAGGTCGACCGCCAGCGCCGGCACGCCCAGCCCGACGATCACCGTGTCCCAGGTGTGCGCGTTCTGTCCGCCGCCGTGCAAAAACACCACCCGCGGCGAGTCGTAACCCCACTGCAGGGCGCTGATGCCGTCGGCCTCGACCCGCCGCACCGCCGGCAGCGGACCGCTGACACCGGCCTGCTCGGCGTTCTCGGCCAGCAAGCCAAATTCGGAGAGGCCAACCAGGTCGTCGTCGGAGATGTCGGTCATGGTCCTCGACACTAAAGGACGTAACGGCGACGGATGCCGCGGAATCGATCCCACATCGCGGCGGCCCGCTGGGTCTCGTTGACCATCGCGGTGTCGGCCGGCAGCGCTTCGGGCAGCTCGTCATGGCGCACGACCCGGGTGCTGAGCACCGCGGGCTGGCCCTCCAGCATGTGGCGGTAGGTCAGGTTGCCGCGCTCGAACCCCTGGGTGTCCAGCCAGTTGTGCACCCCGGGATCACGATGCGCCATAACCAGCCGGATTCGTCCGTCGGCGTCGACGACGGCGCGGCTCGGGGTGTAGGTGACCGGCCGGTAGAGGTAGTCCATGCTGTTGAAAAAGACGCCCATGTTGGTCAGCATCCACAGCCCGTCGTGGGCGTCGAATTCGACGATCAGCGCGTCGTCGGAACCAAGTTCCCAGTACATATTGGCTGCGGCCCGGCCGCGTTTGGCGTCGGCGCCGTCGGAATCGACGCGCGGAAAGGTGTTCGGCTGGTCGGCGCTGACGCCGCCGTACCGGAACGGGAACTCCGGCCAGTCCGTCATCAGCCCGGTCACGAAGTCGCCGGCCCAGTCCATCGCCTCGATCATCACCTCGGGCGTGGGCAGCGGCTTGGGCGCCGACATGTCGATCCGCTCGATCCGGATCTGCGCGGGCTTCTCGTCCCAGCGGTCGAAACCCTGACGAATGAACAGCTTTCGCGACTCGGCTGTGGTGGGCAGCCAGTTGCCGGGGCGTTGCGGGCCGCCGACGATCAGCTCGAACTGTCCGTCGTCATCGACGTCGAGGTGGGTGATGTTGGCCTCTGGCGTGTCGCCGAACGGCTCGTGCAGAGTGCCGGGCCCGGGCGTGCGACGGCCTTGGACGGTGACGTTGAAGAAGCGGGCAGTGCCCCGGCTGCCGGTCAGCCGATACGTCGAGCGACCGTCGATCCAGGCCTGCTGGTAAGTGAAGTCACCACAGTCGCCGCCGAGTTTGCGGGTAGGACCGCAGAACTCGTGCAGGGCGGGGTAGCCGGTGTCGCGGGTCTCCAGCGCTAGGTCGAAAGCTTGTCCGAGGTTCTGGGTGAGGAAGCGGAACGCGTCGACGCGCTGGATACCCGATGCGGCGTTGGCGTCCTTGAACACCTGGTTGCCCGCTTTTCGCAGCTGGCCGCAGAAGGCATCCCACGCCGCCTGCAGGGCGGCGTCGTCGGGGCAGTCGCCGAACGCCATCTCACGCACCCAGCCTGTCGAGCATGGCTCCTACGACAGCACAGGCGCGACGGGCCGATTCCAGCCGGCCCTCCGCATCGATCCGCGGGCCGATCAGCTCCAGGTCGAAGCCGTGCGCGTAGCCGCCGGCAAGCGCCTGTCTCACAAGCGATTCGATCGGTATCGTGCCGTCGCCTGGGACGGCACGGCCGGGTAGCGACCGATCCCCGAGAACGTAATCGCTGAGCTGGATCAGCCGTGTTCGTGGCAACGCGCGCTGCAGCGCCTCCTCGATGTCGCCCTCGGCCCAGCAGTGGAAGATGTCGATGCAGACGTCCAGCCCGCTCATTTCGGCCAGTGTCACGGCGTCGCGCAGCGTGTGCGCGAAATGCAGGTCGGCATAGAGCGGCGAGGCGTTTTCGATCGCCAACGCGACGCCGGCCTGCCGAGCGTGCTCGACACACGGCGCCACCCGTTCACAAAACCGTTGCGCGGCTTGCTCCCAAGTCAATGAGTCTCGGCCGCCGGTCAGCATGTACACGGTGGCGGCGGAGGTTGCAGCGGCGGCGTCGATCACTCGATCGAGGGCGGCCGCGTCGGCGAAGGGATGATAGACGGCCTCGACCGTGTACTCGTTGTGCTGGAGCAGCTTTGAGACATCCGCTAATTGGCTGTCGAGCACGCTCAGCCGCTTGACACCAAGGTCGGCCCAATGCTCTTCCAATTCGGCGATGGAGTCGCCGTAGAACGTGACGTTGTGTACCGACAGCCGCTGGTGTGTCATCCTCGGTTCTCGATCTCGACGCCGAATCGCTCACGGAACGGGCGGAATTCGTCGTGCAGCGCGTCGAGATTCTCACCGATGTCGACCAGCAGCTGCGTCGAGTACCGGAATTTGCCGTGCCGGTCGCCGCGGTTCTCGGCGAGGTAGCGCCGCATGGCGTCGCCGGCCGGTGCGGTGAGTTCGCGTCCGCTGAACGCGTAGTAACGCCGAACGGTGTCAACCTGATCGGCGACAATGTCGCTGTAGCGGACGTGCAGGATCCGCGGGTCGTCGACCATCGGGTTGCTCATCGTGTTCGCGACCCCGGCGCGGGTCAACTCGAGGTGCATCTTGGCCAGGGCGTGCAGATCGACCGTCCCGACCATGCCGTCGGCGATGTCGGCCATCATCATCGTGCGCGACGCGGCGACCTGGACCGGGTCGCGATGCAGCCAGACCAGGGTTGCGTCGGGATAGGCGTCGAACATCTCCGTGAGCCGGAAGCCGTGAAAACCCTTGAGCACCCAGTACTTTGGCGGGCGGCGATATTGCAGTTGCTGCAGCATGTCCTTGTGCAGCCGGTACTGGGCTGCCGCATCGGTGGCAAGCCCGCCGACCAGCGACTGCATCGGAACCCGCCACCACGCCGTCGGCGTCATCACCCGAAAATCGAAGGCCCAGGTGCGTTCGTCTTCGGGCAGGCCGTCGCCAAGCATGTCGTTGTAGGGATGACTGCGCAGCCACTTGGGCATCTTGGCGTTGATCTCCCGCCAGTCGTCGTCGGCGCGCGCCCGTCGCGGATCGTCGCCGTCGGTCAGCCCGGGCGGCGGCGATGGATACATTACTTCCCAAAACCGCAGCGCCCGGGCGGCCGGGTCGACGGACATCAGCGCGTGCATCAGCGTTGTCCCCGAACGTGGTTCACCGGTGACGAACATCGGCGCGTCGATCACCTCGTCGGCGATCGGATAGCGGTTGCGGTCTTCGAGGAACTCCAGCCGCGAGGTCAGCAACCACCTGCACACCTCCGCGGCCGCGGCGCTACCGGCGGCGTCCAACCCGAGTCGGTTGAGATGGTCGACGGCCTCCGCGAAGCGCTCCGGCAAAGTGGGGTCGCCGTAGTCGCTCAGGCCGGTCTCGGCCGTCGCGGTGGCCAGCAGCTCAGCAGCGTCCAGCATCACCGAACGTCTCCGCACAACGTCAGCAATTCGTCTTCGGCGGCAACGACATTCGCCGCCGAGGAGGCGGCGTGCGCGAGACCGGCCATCGCGCTGTAGTCCAGGATCTTGGGAACCCGCAGCCCGGCGTCGACAAACGCCTTGATTGTCGCGGCGACCTGCTTCGGCGTGCCGTGCGGCACCAGGGCCAGCAGCATTTCCGGCTGCACCTTCGCCAAAAACTCGACGATCCGGTCGCGGGTCAGCACTGCGGGGTCGATGTCCTGAAAGCCGCGCCAGCCCGGGCCCATGGGATGTTCGAACCCGAAGTCGCGCAACGTCTCCGCCGACACCTGCAGCAGGAAAGCCTTGACCAACGGTGCCTGCAGGACGTCACCCAGCGCGGCCTCGTCCTCGCCGATCAAGCAGACCTGAATGAAGCACGGCGTGATCGCCATCGGATCACGGCCGGACCGCTCGGCAGAAACGCGAACAGCGGAGAGCATGTCTGCGTATTGCTCGGGCGTCCAGGCGCCGGCCGGCCACCAGCCGTCGGCGTAGCGGCCGGCGATGTCGAGCATCCGCGGACCGCTCGCCCCGATCCAGATCGGCGGCGGCGCGCCGTCGTAGGGCTCGGTGTCCAGGCGGGCGTGGTGTAGCCGGTAGAACTGTCCCTCGAAATCGACCGGGCCGTCGGTGTCCCACAGCAACCGGATCACGCGCAGCGCCTCCTCGAAACGGGCGACAGGCCGGGCGAAGTCGAACCCGTAGGGCAGCGTGTTCTCGCTCTCGCCGCTGCCCAGTCCCAGGACGAACCGCCCACCCGCGATGTGATCGATGGTCAGGGCGGTCTGGGCCAGCATCGCCGGGTGGCGACGCACGGTGTCAACGACTGCGGAGACCAGCGGCACGTCCTGGGTCAGCGCCGCGGCGGCGGCTGCCACCGCCAGCCCGTCCAGATGGCGATGCGGCGACGGAGAAGCGGTTGCCAGATCGGTGAATTCGGGTGTCCAGATGGAGTCCGGCCAGAAGCTGACCATGTGATCGGGCAGCCAGATCGAGTGATAGCGACCGTTGTCCAGGTCGCCGAGTCGCGACAGATCCAGCGGCAGGGTGGTCCGCAGGAATGCGGCGGGCTGAACCTTCATCGAGACATGATGCTAAGCACTCGCACAGCAGCGCGTCGGTGAAACGCCACATCCGCGACGACGGTCGCTGTGCCCGCCTCGCAGCGACAACTGCCCGTGCCGTCGCCGATCGTGGCCGCATTGTCGCTCGAAGGCGGGCACACTGGCTCCCGTCCGGCGCTCGTGGCGGAGGAGACCAAAAGCGAAACGGCCCGCCACCGGCAAGGTGACGGGCCGTTCGCACGAGGACTAGCCCTCGATGATGAACTCTTCGAGCTGCGCGCGAGCGATGTCGTCGGGCAGCTGCTGCGGCGGGC
This genomic stretch from Mycobacterium paraterrae harbors:
- a CDS encoding LLM class F420-dependent oxidoreductase — encoded protein: MTSSRPIRIGVQLQPQHSPDYRNLRDAVRRCEDIGVDIAFNWDHFFPLYGDPDGAHFECWTMLAAWAEQTSRIEIGALVTCNSYRNPELLADMARTVDHISDGRLILGIGSGWKQKDYDEYGYEFGTAGGRLDDLAGALPRINDRLAKLNPPPTRDIPILIGGKGPKKTLRLVAEHADIWHGFTTVDSYPQAAEVLAKHCAAVGRDPDTIERSAGVDVEHLLDDAEGLVALGVTLLTVGVNGPDYVLSDAEALCRWRDKA
- a CDS encoding alpha/beta fold hydrolase, giving the protein MTDISDDDLVGLSEFGLLAENAEQAGVSGPLPAVRRVEADGISALQWGYDSPRVVFLHGGGQNAHTWDTVIVGLGVPALAVDLPGHGHSAWREDGDYSPQHNAAAVKPVIEDLAPEAELVVGMSLGGLTAIGLGAIAPHLVRELVLVDVTPSALRRYAEMTTEQQGTVALVAGERNFPSFEAILEVTTAAAPHRDRKSLRRGVFHNSRRLDDGSWTWRYDSIRKVPDFDGLWEDFAGLSAPVRLVRGGNSPFVTDEDADELVRRAQQFRGLEIVDNSGHSVQSDQPLALIDILRGVLAR
- a CDS encoding DUF1214 domain-containing protein, translating into MAFGDCPDDAALQAAWDAFCGQLRKAGNQVFKDANAASGIQRVDAFRFLTQNLGQAFDLALETRDTGYPALHEFCGPTRKLGGDCGDFTYQQAWIDGRSTYRLTGSRGTARFFNVTVQGRRTPGPGTLHEPFGDTPEANITHLDVDDDGQFELIVGGPQRPGNWLPTTAESRKLFIRQGFDRWDEKPAQIRIERIDMSAPKPLPTPEVMIEAMDWAGDFVTGLMTDWPEFPFRYGGVSADQPNTFPRVDSDGADAKRGRAAANMYWELGSDDALIVEFDAHDGLWMLTNMGVFFNSMDYLYRPVTYTPSRAVVDADGRIRLVMAHRDPGVHNWLDTQGFERGNLTYRHMLEGQPAVLSTRVVRHDELPEALPADTAMVNETQRAAAMWDRFRGIRRRYVL
- a CDS encoding sugar phosphate isomerase/epimerase family protein; this translates as MTHQRLSVHNVTFYGDSIAELEEHWADLGVKRLSVLDSQLADVSKLLQHNEYTVEAVYHPFADAAALDRVIDAAAATSAATVYMLTGGRDSLTWEQAAQRFCERVAPCVEHARQAGVALAIENASPLYADLHFAHTLRDAVTLAEMSGLDVCIDIFHCWAEGDIEEALQRALPRTRLIQLSDYVLGDRSLPGRAVPGDGTIPIESLVRQALAGGYAHGFDLELIGPRIDAEGRLESARRACAVVGAMLDRLGA
- a CDS encoding sulfotransferase family protein, with amino-acid sequence MLDAAELLATATAETGLSDYGDPTLPERFAEAVDHLNRLGLDAAGSAAAAEVCRWLLTSRLEFLEDRNRYPIADEVIDAPMFVTGEPRSGTTLMHALMSVDPAARALRFWEVMYPSPPPGLTDGDDPRRARADDDWREINAKMPKWLRSHPYNDMLGDGLPEDERTWAFDFRVMTPTAWWRVPMQSLVGGLATDAAAQYRLHKDMLQQLQYRRPPKYWVLKGFHGFRLTEMFDAYPDATLVWLHRDPVQVAASRTMMMADIADGMVGTVDLHALAKMHLELTRAGVANTMSNPMVDDPRILHVRYSDIVADQVDTVRRYYAFSGRELTAPAGDAMRRYLAENRGDRHGKFRYSTQLLVDIGENLDALHDEFRPFRERFGVEIENRG
- a CDS encoding LLM class flavin-dependent oxidoreductase, whose amino-acid sequence is MKVQPAAFLRTTLPLDLSRLGDLDNGRYHSIWLPDHMVSFWPDSIWTPEFTDLATASPSPHRHLDGLAVAAAAAALTQDVPLVSAVVDTVRRHPAMLAQTALTIDHIAGGRFVLGLGSGESENTLPYGFDFARPVARFEEALRVIRLLWDTDGPVDFEGQFYRLHHARLDTEPYDGAPPPIWIGASGPRMLDIAGRYADGWWPAGAWTPEQYADMLSAVRVSAERSGRDPMAITPCFIQVCLIGEDEAALGDVLQAPLVKAFLLQVSAETLRDFGFEHPMGPGWRGFQDIDPAVLTRDRIVEFLAKVQPEMLLALVPHGTPKQVAATIKAFVDAGLRVPKILDYSAMAGLAHAASSAANVVAAEDELLTLCGDVR